A DNA window from Streptomyces parvus contains the following coding sequences:
- a CDS encoding FAD-dependent oxidoreductase, whose amino-acid sequence MGHRGYTGNSGYTGYTGYTGYTGYTGHIHIVGGGLAGLTAAITAAESGARVTLHEGHRALGGRARTAAGPYRTNEGPHAVYHRGPFGTWLARRDLLGPVVSVPPREGLRFRFRRAGTLRKLPPAALLRLSRRDPRTAPVDDTFREWATGQVGADGARAAANFAATALFHHDPGALSARFVQERFHRLTSLPPEARYPVGGWARLVERMAAHARGLGVRVETGARVGTRTLGELARTGPVVVATSLDSARALLDDASLSWESGRTVLVDLAVRTRRGDAFIVSDLDAPGWLERFTAQDPALAPVGEQLLQGQFPIGPDARRAEGVARAESLLDLGFPGWRERTTWRVEALADGRTGAVDRPGTTWRDRPSVIRGDDVFLAGDQVAAPGLLSEVSFTSGLEAAMLAVKAVGRRSSSGVDLNRT is encoded by the coding sequence ATGGGACACCGGGGATACACGGGAAACTCGGGATACACCGGATACACCGGATACACCGGATACACCGGATACACGGGACACATCCACATCGTCGGCGGCGGCCTCGCCGGACTCACCGCCGCGATCACCGCCGCCGAATCCGGTGCGCGCGTCACCCTGCACGAAGGCCACCGGGCCCTCGGCGGCCGGGCCAGGACGGCCGCGGGCCCGTACCGCACCAACGAGGGGCCGCACGCCGTGTACCACCGCGGGCCGTTCGGCACCTGGCTCGCCCGGCGCGATCTGCTCGGCCCCGTCGTCTCCGTACCGCCCCGCGAAGGGCTCCGCTTCCGCTTCCGGCGGGCGGGCACCCTGCGCAAGCTGCCGCCCGCCGCCCTGCTGCGGCTCTCCCGCCGGGACCCCCGCACCGCCCCGGTGGACGACACCTTCCGGGAGTGGGCCACCGGTCAGGTCGGCGCGGACGGGGCCCGGGCCGCCGCGAACTTCGCCGCCACCGCGCTCTTCCACCACGACCCCGGCGCGCTCTCGGCACGGTTCGTCCAGGAGCGCTTCCACCGGCTGACCTCGCTTCCGCCCGAGGCCCGCTACCCGGTCGGCGGCTGGGCCCGGCTCGTCGAGCGGATGGCAGCGCACGCCCGGGGCCTCGGGGTCCGTGTCGAGACGGGTGCCCGCGTCGGCACCCGGACGCTCGGCGAACTGGCCCGTACCGGCCCGGTGGTCGTCGCCACCTCCCTCGACTCCGCCCGCGCCCTCCTCGACGACGCCTCCCTCTCCTGGGAGAGCGGCCGCACCGTCCTCGTGGACCTGGCGGTCCGCACCCGGCGCGGCGACGCGTTCATCGTGTCGGACCTGGACGCGCCCGGCTGGCTGGAGCGGTTCACCGCCCAGGACCCCGCTCTCGCCCCGGTCGGCGAACAGCTGCTCCAGGGCCAGTTCCCCATCGGCCCCGACGCACGGCGGGCGGAGGGCGTCGCCCGCGCCGAGTCCCTCCTGGACCTCGGGTTCCCCGGCTGGCGTGAGCGCACCACGTGGCGCGTCGAGGCCCTCGCCGACGGCCGCACCGGAGCCGTCGACCGCCCCGGCACCACCTGGCGGGACCGGCCCTCCGTGATCCGGGGCGACGACGTCTTCCTGGCGGGCGACCAGGTCGCCGCCCCCGGACTCCTCAGCGAGGTCTCCTTCACCAGCGGCCTCGAAGCCGCGATGCTCGCCGTGAAGGCGGTCGGCCGGCGCTCGTCATCCGGGGTTGACCTCAACCGAACCTGA
- a CDS encoding GNAT family N-acetyltransferase: protein MIRIATPDDIPVLHALVRELAAYEKALDEAVASEEQLAEALFGDRPAAYAHVAVADDDSSEVVGFALWFLNFSTWRGVHGIYLEDLYVRPERRGGGHGKALLTELARICVERGYGRLEWSVLDWNAPSIAFYESLGARPQDEWTVYRLTDGALARLGGRDGTP, encoded by the coding sequence ATGATTCGTATCGCCACGCCCGACGACATTCCCGTCCTGCACGCCCTGGTGCGTGAACTCGCCGCGTACGAGAAGGCCCTCGACGAAGCCGTCGCCTCCGAGGAGCAGTTGGCCGAGGCCCTGTTCGGCGACCGGCCCGCCGCGTACGCGCATGTGGCGGTGGCTGACGACGACAGCAGTGAGGTCGTCGGGTTCGCCCTGTGGTTCCTGAACTTCTCCACCTGGCGTGGGGTGCACGGCATCTACCTGGAGGACCTGTACGTCCGCCCCGAGCGGCGCGGCGGCGGCCACGGCAAGGCGCTGCTGACGGAGCTGGCACGGATCTGCGTGGAGCGCGGATACGGGCGGCTGGAGTGGTCGGTGCTCGACTGGAACGCCCCCTCCATCGCCTTCTACGAGTCGCTGGGCGCACGGCCGCAGGACGAATGGACGGTGTACCGGCTGACGGACGGGGCGCTGGCGCGCCTCGGGGGCCGCGACGGCACCCCGTAG
- a CDS encoding aminoglycoside phosphotransferase family protein yields MIDIPDELVETQSRFNGAAGRAFVAGLPDLAARLLERWELRPDGPSMYGMCALVLPVVREADGRPAALKLQAVDGETAGEPVALRAWSAAGAGAVELLDHDPESGALLLERLDERRPLSGETDVREAVGILGGVLARLVAVPAPEGLRTLGGVVERMLAEAPERVGLLADAADRRLLADCAAAVREVAGEPGDRLLHWDLHYDNVLAGRADAGRAGAWIALDPKPLAGDPGFELFPALDNLFDADEVVWRFDALTEALGLERDRARAWTLGRVLQNGLWGAEEGKVRLAPDHAEIARRLLGR; encoded by the coding sequence GTGATCGACATCCCCGATGAACTCGTCGAGACCCAGTCCCGCTTCAACGGAGCGGCCGGGCGGGCCTTCGTCGCCGGGCTGCCGGACCTCGCCGCGAGGCTGTTGGAACGGTGGGAGTTGCGGCCGGACGGCCCGTCGATGTACGGGATGTGCGCGCTGGTCCTGCCGGTGGTGCGGGAGGCGGACGGGCGGCCCGCAGCGTTGAAGCTCCAGGCGGTGGACGGGGAGACGGCGGGCGAACCGGTCGCCCTGCGGGCGTGGTCGGCGGCGGGCGCGGGGGCGGTGGAGCTGCTCGACCACGACCCGGAGAGCGGTGCGCTGCTGCTGGAACGGCTCGACGAGCGGCGGCCGTTGTCCGGCGAGACCGACGTACGGGAGGCCGTGGGCATCCTCGGCGGGGTGCTGGCCCGGCTGGTGGCGGTGCCCGCGCCCGAGGGGTTGCGCACGCTGGGCGGTGTGGTGGAGCGGATGCTCGCGGAGGCGCCGGAGCGGGTGGGCCTGCTGGCCGACGCGGCGGACCGGCGGCTGCTCGCCGACTGCGCGGCGGCGGTACGGGAGGTCGCCGGCGAGCCGGGGGACCGGCTGCTGCACTGGGACCTGCACTACGACAACGTCCTGGCCGGGCGTGCGGACGCGGGGCGGGCGGGGGCGTGGATCGCGCTCGACCCGAAGCCGCTGGCGGGGGACCCGGGCTTCGAGCTGTTCCCGGCGCTGGACAACCTCTTCGACGCGGACGAGGTGGTGTGGCGGTTCGACGCGTTGACGGAGGCCCTGGGCCTGGAGCGGGACCGGGCGCGGGCCTGGACGCTGGGCCGGGTGCTCCAGAACGGACTGTGGGGGGCCGAGGAGGGGAAGGTCCGGCTCGCCCCCGACCACGCGGAGATCGCGCGGCGGCTGCTGGGGCGGTGA
- a CDS encoding FAD-binding oxidoreductase yields MSTVSTVVGGISFWYAQEGTPAPREPLPGDTNVDVCIVGGGYTGLWTAYYLKKAVPFLNITVLEAKFCGYGASGRNGGWLYNGIAGRDRYARLHGHDAAVRLQKAMNETVGEVVRTAAEEKIDADIHRGGVLEVAHTPAQLARLKDFHSVEIAFGETDRILRGARETAERVQVTGVVGSTWTPHGARLHPAKLVKGLADAVEALGVTIHESTPVTEIKPKHAVTPYGTVRAPYVLRCTEGFTAGLKGQKRTWLPMNSSMIVTEPLPARIWDAIGWEGRETLGDMAHAYFYAQRTADDRIALGGRGYPYRFGSATDNDGRTQPATVTALRDLMVRLFPITAGVHVDHAWSGVLGVPRDWCATVTLDRSTGLGYAGGYVGSGVATANLAARTLRDLIQQDSGQAGPTDLTALPWVNHKVRRWEPEPFRWLGVHGMYAAYRAADRRESTSPRPGTDPIAKAADRIAGRH; encoded by the coding sequence ATGAGCACCGTCAGTACCGTCGTCGGCGGCATATCGTTCTGGTACGCGCAGGAGGGCACCCCCGCCCCGCGCGAACCGCTCCCCGGCGACACGAACGTCGACGTCTGCATCGTCGGCGGCGGCTACACCGGCCTCTGGACGGCGTACTACCTGAAGAAGGCCGTCCCCTTCCTCAACATCACCGTTCTGGAAGCCAAGTTCTGCGGCTACGGGGCCTCCGGCCGTAACGGCGGCTGGCTGTACAACGGCATCGCGGGCCGCGACCGGTACGCCAGACTGCACGGCCACGACGCCGCCGTACGGCTCCAGAAGGCGATGAACGAGACCGTCGGCGAGGTGGTCAGGACCGCCGCCGAGGAGAAGATCGACGCCGACATCCACCGGGGCGGCGTTCTGGAGGTGGCCCACACCCCGGCCCAGCTCGCCCGCCTCAAGGACTTCCACAGCGTCGAGATCGCGTTCGGGGAGACCGACCGGATCCTGCGCGGCGCCCGCGAGACCGCCGAGCGCGTTCAGGTGACCGGGGTGGTCGGCTCCACCTGGACCCCGCACGGCGCCCGGCTGCACCCGGCCAAGCTGGTCAAGGGCCTCGCGGACGCGGTGGAGGCGCTCGGCGTGACCATCCACGAGTCGACGCCGGTCACCGAGATCAAGCCCAAGCACGCCGTCACCCCGTACGGCACGGTCCGCGCCCCGTACGTCCTGCGCTGCACCGAGGGCTTCACCGCGGGCCTCAAGGGCCAGAAGCGCACCTGGCTCCCGATGAACTCCTCCATGATCGTCACCGAGCCGCTGCCCGCCAGGATCTGGGACGCGATCGGCTGGGAGGGCCGCGAGACCCTCGGCGACATGGCCCACGCCTACTTCTACGCCCAGCGCACCGCCGACGACCGCATCGCGCTCGGCGGCCGCGGCTACCCCTACCGCTTCGGCTCGGCCACCGACAACGACGGCCGCACCCAGCCCGCCACCGTCACCGCCCTGCGCGACCTGATGGTCCGGCTCTTCCCCATCACGGCGGGCGTCCACGTCGACCACGCCTGGTCGGGCGTCCTCGGCGTGCCGCGCGACTGGTGCGCCACCGTCACGCTCGACCGCTCCACGGGCCTGGGATACGCGGGCGGATACGTCGGCTCGGGCGTCGCCACCGCCAACCTCGCCGCCCGCACCCTGCGCGACCTGATCCAGCAGGACTCCGGCCAGGCGGGCCCCACCGACCTCACCGCCCTGCCGTGGGTGAACCACAAGGTCCGCCGCTGGGAACCCGAACCCTTCCGCTGGCTCGGCGTCCACGGCATGTACGCGGCCTACCGCGCCGCCGACCGCCGCGAGAGCACCTCGCCGCGCCCCGGCACGGACCCCATCGCCAAGGCGGCGGACCGCATCGCGGGCCGCCACTGA
- a CDS encoding FAD-dependent oxidoreductase: MTYAITQTCCNDATCVAVCPVNCIHPTPEERAFGSTEMLHIDPRACIDCGACADACPVDAIFPVDSLSPGQREYADINAAYYEGAEPLRAEVEGPNFHVWGEPVFGRSLPSDFGPLRVAVVGTGPAGMYAAQDLLLHTAAEVTLIDRLPVAGGLVRYGVAPDHPATKKVGDTFSRFHSHPRVRMHLGIEVGRDVTAEELSAHHDAVIYAVGASTDRRLGAPGEETPGCLSATAFVAWYNAHPEAVAQCVDLSAERVVVVGNGNVALDVARILVADPEALAATDIAAHALDALRASRVREVVVLGRRGPEDAAYTRSELLALKHVPGVELVVDDHDPRTAAAIDAAGAGDRAGVLKGLARVRTDAPSPTGGERRIVLRFHSEVVEIRGEGGGVRSVRVTDGGGAADLGAGLLLRAIGYRGLPVPGLPFDEVSGTVPHEGGRVAGVPGSYVVGWIKRGPSGGIGANRTCAAETVGTLLADAVAGELPAPTGDAKAFRRLARQRNRRVVDARGLAAIDRAERDRGRRDGRPRVKLATVEELVATARSGRLLRLTR, from the coding sequence ATGACCTACGCCATCACCCAGACCTGCTGCAACGACGCCACCTGTGTGGCCGTGTGCCCGGTCAACTGCATCCACCCGACGCCGGAGGAACGCGCCTTCGGCTCCACGGAGATGCTGCACATCGACCCGCGGGCGTGCATCGACTGCGGGGCCTGCGCGGACGCCTGCCCGGTGGACGCGATCTTCCCGGTGGACTCGCTGTCGCCCGGGCAGCGGGAGTACGCCGACATCAACGCCGCCTACTACGAGGGCGCCGAACCGCTCAGGGCCGAGGTGGAAGGGCCGAACTTCCACGTCTGGGGCGAGCCGGTCTTCGGGCGGAGCCTGCCCTCCGACTTCGGGCCGCTGCGGGTGGCCGTCGTCGGCACCGGGCCCGCCGGGATGTACGCGGCGCAGGACCTGCTGCTGCACACCGCCGCCGAGGTGACCCTGATCGACCGGCTGCCGGTGGCGGGCGGGCTCGTGCGGTACGGGGTGGCCCCCGACCATCCCGCGACGAAGAAGGTCGGCGACACCTTCTCCCGCTTCCACTCCCACCCCCGGGTCCGGATGCACCTGGGGATCGAGGTGGGCCGGGACGTCACGGCCGAGGAGCTGTCGGCCCACCACGACGCGGTGATCTACGCGGTCGGCGCCTCCACGGACCGGCGGCTCGGGGCGCCGGGGGAGGAGACGCCCGGGTGCCTGTCGGCCACGGCGTTCGTCGCCTGGTACAACGCCCACCCGGAGGCCGTCGCACAGTGCGTCGACCTCTCCGCCGAGCGGGTCGTCGTGGTCGGCAACGGCAATGTCGCCCTCGACGTCGCCCGGATCCTGGTCGCCGACCCGGAGGCGCTCGCGGCCACCGACATCGCCGCCCACGCCCTGGACGCGCTGCGGGCGAGCCGGGTCCGGGAGGTGGTGGTGCTGGGGCGGCGAGGCCCCGAGGACGCCGCGTACACCCGCTCCGAACTCCTCGCGCTGAAGCATGTGCCGGGTGTGGAGCTGGTGGTGGACGACCACGATCCGCGGACGGCGGCGGCGATCGACGCGGCCGGGGCGGGCGACCGGGCCGGGGTGCTCAAGGGGCTCGCCCGGGTACGGACGGACGCCCCTTCCCCCACGGGCGGTGAGCGGCGCATCGTGCTCCGCTTCCACTCCGAGGTCGTGGAGATCCGGGGCGAGGGCGGCGGTGTGCGCTCCGTACGCGTCACGGACGGCGGCGGCGCGGCCGACCTGGGTGCCGGGCTGTTGCTGCGGGCCATCGGATACCGCGGACTCCCGGTGCCCGGGCTGCCGTTCGACGAGGTTTCGGGCACCGTCCCGCACGAGGGCGGCCGGGTGGCAGGGGTGCCCGGCAGCTATGTGGTCGGCTGGATCAAGCGGGGGCCGTCCGGCGGGATCGGCGCCAACCGCACGTGCGCCGCGGAGACGGTCGGCACGCTCCTGGCCGACGCGGTCGCCGGGGAGCTGCCCGCGCCGACGGGCGACGCCAAGGCGTTCCGGCGCCTGGCCCGGCAGCGCAACCGCCGGGTCGTGGACGCCCGGGGCCTGGCCGCGATCGACCGCGCCGAACGGGACCGGGGGCGGCGGGACGGCCGGCCCCGGGTGAAGCTCGCCACCGTCGAGGAGCTGGTGGCCACGGCACGGTCGGGGCGGCTGCTGCGCCTGACCCGCTGA
- a CDS encoding diiron oxygenase, with protein sequence MAGSTVPSKVQESPEGDDVARRLLDSAAQLAYDPATEVDWETPLDKDFHGASPEWSSLYGTAYWGELTEAQRKELTRQEAASVASTGIWFEMILQQMVLRDIYMKNPAGAEFQWALTEIAEECRHSIMFARGAQKLGAPHYRPRRAVMELGRAFKTLAFGEAAYAAILVAEEVLDVMQRDWMRDERVVPFVRTINNIHVVEESRHMKFARDETLKRLEGAGWARRQINAFVVAVASYFIVTSMVNPEVYRKAGLDKRRALAAAKANEHHKSMMRSSCSGLMDFLASARLLTKPALAFYKRANLI encoded by the coding sequence ATGGCCGGCAGCACCGTTCCGTCGAAGGTCCAGGAAAGTCCCGAGGGTGACGACGTCGCACGGCGGCTGCTCGACTCGGCCGCGCAACTGGCGTACGACCCGGCCACCGAAGTGGACTGGGAGACGCCGCTGGACAAGGATTTCCACGGCGCGAGCCCGGAGTGGAGCAGTCTCTACGGAACCGCCTACTGGGGCGAGTTGACCGAGGCGCAGCGCAAGGAGCTGACCCGGCAGGAGGCGGCGTCGGTCGCCAGCACCGGGATCTGGTTCGAGATGATCCTCCAGCAGATGGTGCTGCGGGACATCTACATGAAGAACCCGGCGGGTGCGGAGTTCCAGTGGGCCCTCACCGAGATAGCCGAGGAGTGCCGCCACTCGATCATGTTCGCGCGCGGCGCGCAGAAGCTGGGCGCGCCCCACTACCGGCCGCGCCGGGCGGTGATGGAGCTGGGCCGGGCGTTCAAGACGCTGGCGTTCGGTGAGGCCGCGTACGCGGCGATCCTGGTCGCCGAGGAGGTCCTCGACGTGATGCAGCGGGACTGGATGCGCGACGAGCGGGTCGTGCCGTTCGTCCGCACCATCAACAACATCCACGTCGTGGAGGAGTCCCGGCACATGAAGTTCGCCCGGGACGAGACCCTCAAGCGGCTGGAGGGCGCGGGGTGGGCGCGGCGGCAGATCAACGCGTTCGTCGTCGCCGTCGCCTCGTACTTCATCGTGACCAGCATGGTGAACCCGGAGGTCTACCGGAAGGCCGGCCTCGACAAGCGGCGTGCGCTGGCCGCCGCCAAAGCCAACGAGCACCACAAGTCGATGATGCGGTCCAGCTGTTCGGGGCTGATGGACTTCCTGGCCTCCGCCCGTCTGCTCACCAAGCCCGCCCTCGCGTTCTACAAGCGCGCGAATCTGATCTGA
- a CDS encoding ABC transporter permease codes for MSSLALAARDTTTMLRRNLLHARRYPSLTLNLLLTPVMLLLLFVYIFGDVMSAGIGGGDRSDYIAYIVPGLLLLTIGSTVVGTAVSVSNDMTEGIIARFRTMAIHRGSVLVGHVVGSVLQSVLSVVVVGAVGVAIGFRSTDATVLEWLAAFGLLVLFSAALTWIAVGMGLISPNAEAASNNALPMVLLPMLSSAFIPVETMPGWFRPIAEYQPFTPAIETLRGLLLGTEIGHNGWLAVGWSLGLVVLGYFWATAKFAQDPR; via the coding sequence ATGAGCTCGCTCGCCCTCGCCGCCCGCGACACCACCACCATGCTGCGCCGCAACCTCCTGCACGCCCGGCGCTACCCCTCCCTCACCCTCAACCTGCTCCTCACACCTGTCATGCTCCTGCTGCTTTTCGTCTACATCTTCGGCGATGTGATGAGCGCGGGCATCGGCGGCGGGGACCGCTCCGACTACATCGCCTACATCGTGCCGGGCCTGCTCCTGCTGACCATCGGCTCCACGGTGGTCGGGACCGCGGTGTCCGTCTCCAACGACATGACCGAGGGCATCATCGCCCGCTTCCGCACCATGGCCATCCACCGCGGTTCGGTGCTCGTCGGGCATGTCGTCGGCAGTGTGCTGCAGAGCGTGCTGAGCGTGGTCGTGGTCGGTGCGGTCGGGGTGGCCATCGGCTTCCGGTCCACGGACGCCACGGTCCTGGAGTGGCTGGCCGCGTTCGGGCTGCTCGTGCTCTTCTCCGCCGCCCTCACCTGGATCGCCGTCGGTATGGGCCTGATCAGCCCGAACGCGGAGGCGGCCAGCAACAACGCCCTGCCGATGGTCCTGCTCCCGATGCTGTCCAGCGCCTTCATCCCGGTGGAGACGATGCCGGGCTGGTTCCGGCCGATCGCGGAGTACCAGCCCTTCACCCCGGCGATCGAGACCCTGCGCGGCCTGCTCCTCGGCACCGAGATCGGCCACAACGGCTGGCTGGCCGTCGGCTGGAGCCTCGGTCTCGTGGTCCTCGGCTACTTCTGGGCGACCGCGAAGTTCGCCCAGGATCCCCGGTAG
- a CDS encoding ATP-binding cassette domain-containing protein, with the protein MTVTRASAPRAERAATQAITATGLRKSYGDKAVLDGIDLSVPQGTVFSLLGPNGAGKTTVVKILSTLIAADAGELSVGGHDLAADPQAVRASIGVTGQFSAVDGLITGEENMLLMADLHHLSRREGRRVAAELLERFDLVDAAKKPASTYSGGMKRRLDIAMTLVGGPRIIFLDEPTTGLDPRSRHTMWGIIRGLVADGVTVFLTTQYLEEADELADRIAVLNDGKIAAEGSAEELKRIVPGGHVKLRFTDPGAYRSAASALREAVRDDDALSLQIPSDGSQRELRSILDWLDSVGVEADELTVHTPDLDDVFFALTSSAVPAQNNQPKENAR; encoded by the coding sequence ATGACTGTCACCCGGGCCTCCGCGCCGCGTGCCGAACGGGCCGCGACGCAGGCGATCACCGCCACCGGACTGCGCAAGTCCTACGGCGACAAGGCCGTCCTCGACGGCATCGACCTGTCGGTGCCGCAGGGCACCGTCTTCTCCCTGCTCGGCCCGAACGGCGCGGGCAAGACCACCGTCGTCAAGATCCTCTCCACCCTCATCGCCGCCGACGCCGGTGAACTGAGCGTCGGCGGCCACGATCTGGCCGCCGATCCGCAGGCCGTGCGGGCCTCGATCGGCGTCACGGGGCAGTTCTCCGCCGTCGACGGACTGATCACCGGTGAGGAGAACATGCTGCTCATGGCCGACCTGCACCATCTGTCCAGGCGTGAGGGCCGGCGGGTGGCCGCCGAACTGCTGGAGCGTTTCGACCTGGTGGACGCGGCGAAGAAGCCCGCCTCGACCTACTCCGGTGGCATGAAGCGCCGCCTCGACATCGCCATGACGCTGGTCGGCGGGCCGCGGATCATCTTCCTCGACGAGCCGACCACCGGCCTGGACCCCCGCTCCCGCCACACCATGTGGGGCATCATCCGCGGCCTGGTCGCGGACGGCGTCACCGTCTTCCTCACCACCCAGTACCTGGAGGAGGCCGACGAGCTGGCCGACCGTATCGCCGTCCTCAACGACGGGAAGATCGCCGCCGAGGGCAGCGCCGAGGAGCTCAAGCGGATCGTGCCCGGCGGGCACGTCAAGCTGCGGTTCACCGACCCCGGCGCCTACCGGTCCGCCGCCTCCGCCCTGCGCGAGGCCGTGCGCGACGACGACGCGCTGTCGCTGCAGATCCCCAGCGACGGCAGCCAGCGCGAACTGCGCTCCATCCTCGACTGGCTGGACTCGGTCGGTGTCGAGGCCGACGAGCTGACCGTCCACACCCCCGACCTCGACGACGTGTTCTTCGCCCTCACCTCCTCCGCCGTCCCCGCTCAGAACAACCAGCCCAAGGAGAACGCCCGATGA
- a CDS encoding DUF4097 family beta strand repeat-containing protein, translated as MPSFDTPEPISAAVELDAGTARITAGKRTDTVVEVLPGNGADQDDVRAVQQTRVSCSGGRLTVKTPKKRTLFGKPGSVVVSIELPAGSDLRGTSALGGFYCDGPLGEVRLKTSLGDLHVDEAARAELTTDHGDIRLARSTGNAEAVGSGRVEIGSVAGAAVVKNGNGTTEIDEVGGELKVSAANGDVSVGVAHGDVVAKSANGRIEIGVAHAGVEATSSNGRIRVGDVIRGRIALRTSVGDLEVGIHEGTAAWLDLNPKFGTVRNSLGAAAGPEDSDETVEVHARSGAGDIIVRRA; from the coding sequence ATGCCTTCTTTCGACACCCCTGAGCCGATCTCCGCCGCCGTCGAGCTGGACGCCGGTACCGCCCGCATCACCGCCGGCAAGCGCACCGACACGGTCGTCGAGGTGTTGCCGGGCAACGGAGCCGATCAGGACGACGTACGCGCCGTGCAGCAGACCCGGGTCTCCTGCTCGGGCGGTCGTCTCACCGTCAAGACCCCGAAGAAGCGGACCCTGTTCGGCAAGCCGGGCTCCGTCGTGGTGAGCATCGAACTGCCCGCCGGGTCCGACCTGCGGGGCACCTCCGCGCTGGGCGGCTTCTACTGCGACGGCCCTCTCGGCGAGGTGCGGCTGAAGACCTCGCTCGGCGATCTCCATGTGGACGAGGCGGCCCGTGCCGAGCTCACCACCGACCACGGCGACATCCGGCTGGCACGCTCCACCGGGAACGCCGAGGCCGTCGGCTCGGGCCGGGTCGAGATCGGCTCGGTCGCCGGGGCGGCGGTCGTCAAGAACGGCAACGGTACGACCGAGATCGACGAGGTCGGCGGGGAGCTGAAGGTCAGCGCGGCCAACGGCGACGTCTCCGTGGGCGTCGCGCACGGCGATGTCGTCGCCAAGTCCGCCAACGGCCGGATCGAGATCGGCGTCGCCCACGCCGGGGTGGAGGCGACCTCTTCCAACGGCCGCATCCGGGTCGGCGACGTGATCCGCGGGCGGATCGCTCTGCGGACGTCCGTCGGCGACCTTGAGGTGGGCATTCACGAGGGCACCGCCGCCTGGCTCGACCTGAACCCCAAGTTCGGCACCGTACGCAACTCGCTCGGCGCCGCCGCGGGGCCCGAGGACTCCGACGAGACCGTCGAGGTGCATGCCCGGAGCGGGGCCGGCGACATCATCGTCCGCCGCGCCTGA
- a CDS encoding toxin-antitoxin system HicB family antitoxin gives MDLTPYVDHLRRELAVAADASGEEARALAERLSAPLESAARLTLLNVLSAAMSDVTRELAPGSVDVRLRGLDPEFVVTPPPAPEPVREAQGPVAAPVVAAPPVAEADDGTMVRINLRLPAHLKGRAEGAAAAEGLSVNAWLVRAVSVALDGGGRASAPGRGKEPGGRGFTGWVR, from the coding sequence ATGGATCTCACCCCCTACGTCGACCATCTCCGGCGGGAACTCGCCGTCGCTGCGGATGCCAGCGGTGAAGAAGCCCGTGCCCTCGCCGAGCGGCTCAGCGCTCCCCTGGAGTCCGCTGCCCGGCTGACCCTGCTCAACGTGCTCTCCGCGGCCATGAGCGACGTCACCCGGGAACTGGCTCCCGGCTCGGTCGACGTGCGGCTGCGCGGGCTCGATCCCGAGTTCGTGGTGACACCGCCGCCGGCGCCCGAGCCGGTGCGGGAGGCGCAGGGACCGGTCGCGGCTCCCGTCGTGGCCGCGCCGCCCGTCGCGGAGGCCGACGACGGCACCATGGTCCGGATCAACCTCCGTCTCCCCGCCCACCTCAAGGGCCGCGCCGAGGGTGCGGCGGCGGCGGAGGGGCTGTCGGTCAACGCCTGGCTCGTACGGGCCGTGTCCGTCGCCCTCGACGGCGGGGGGCGCGCGAGCGCACCGGGCCGGGGCAAGGAGCCGGGCGGGCGCGGCTTCACCGGCTGGGTCCGTTAG